In the Acidobacteriota bacterium genome, TCCACGACACCATTTGCGACGATGTCGCATCGCATGATCCCGCCGAAGATATTCACGAGAACCGCCCTCACGTTCTTATCGGAGATGAGTATCTTGAAGGCATTGGCGACCTGCTCCTTTGTCGCGCCACCCCCTACGTCTAGGAAGTTTGCCGGCTCGCCTCCCGCCAGCTTGATGATATCCATCGTCGCCATGGCAAGCCCTGCACCATTGACCATACACCCCACGTTCCCGGATAGTTTGATGTAGTTGAGATTGTACTTGGATGCCTCGATCTCGAGCGGGTCCTCCTCATCCAGATCCCGTAACTCCTTGATCTCCGGATGCCTGTAGAGTGCATTATCATCAAAATTCATCTTCGCATCGAGGGCAAGGATGTTCCCGTCCTTCGTCGTGATGAGTGGATTGATCTCTGCAAGGGACACATCTGTCTTAACGAAGGCCTCATAAAGGGAGAGGATCAGCTTCGTAGCCTTCATGATGAGCTCCTTCTTGAATCCGAGTCCGAAGCAGATCTTCCTCGCAACATAGGGGCTTATTCCCACAGCAGGGTCGACGTGCTCCTTGAGGATCTTGTCCGGTGACCGTGCCGCCACCTGTTCGATCTCGACGCCTCCCTCCGAGGAAGCCATGATGACAGGAGAGCCCATCGAGCGATCCACAATGACAGCAAGGTAGTATTCCCTTTCAATGTCTTGAACTTTTTCGACCAGGACTCTCTTGACCTTCTTTCCTTCAGGACCGGTCTGATGCGTGACGAGTGTCATCCCGATCATCTGCTTGGCGATTTCCCCTGCCTCTTCGGAATTGGAAGCGATCCTGATCCCTCCTCCTTTTCCCCTTCCACCTGCATGAATCTGCGCCTTGATCACACACCTCCCACCGATCCTCTTCGCAATATCCCTCACTTCCAACGGTGAATAGGCTACCTCGCCTTGCGGAACTTCTACTCCGTACTTCTTCAGGATCTCCTTCGCCTGATACTCATGAATCTTCACGGCAATCTCCCCCTCAAAAAAAATTTGCTGACGCAGGCTACGCAATCACCCTTCAAAAAGATGAATCGTACTGGATTGAAAGGTTAATTTGAAGGCAAATTATATTGGATTGAAGTTCCTCCGTCAATGACTTTGACCGGGGAAAGCCTCTAAATAGCTTGACTTTACATGTAAAAAAGGTTAGCAAAGCTCCTGATATCGATCCTGGATCCAGAGCGTAT is a window encoding:
- the sucC gene encoding ADP-forming succinate--CoA ligase subunit beta, which gives rise to MKIHEYQAKEILKKYGVEVPQGEVAYSPLEVRDIAKRIGGRCVIKAQIHAGGRGKGGGIRIASNSEEAGEIAKQMIGMTLVTHQTGPEGKKVKRVLVEKVQDIEREYYLAVIVDRSMGSPVIMASSEGGVEIEQVAARSPDKILKEHVDPAVGISPYVARKICFGLGFKKELIMKATKLILSLYEAFVKTDVSLAEINPLITTKDGNILALDAKMNFDDNALYRHPEIKELRDLDEEDPLEIEASKYNLNYIKLSGNVGCMVNGAGLAMATMDIIKLAGGEPANFLDVGGGATKEQVANAFKILISDKNVRAVLVNIFGGIMRCDIVANGVVEAAKEVGIKVPMVVRLEGTNVEKGKETLQSSGLNFIVATGMMDAAEKVVAAAR